The Nocardia arthritidis genome has a window encoding:
- a CDS encoding glycosyltransferase, with product MTSQSILEEMTTETRAKSLLQRIILPRPGEPLDVRTLYLEESPTNARRAHAATRTSLSIGAESEVSFCTYFNALPASYWRRWSILTSVVLRLELAGHGRVDMYRSKADGSRIHVQGKEFAVDSGQESTIVEFETELSPFEDGGWIWFDITTDTAVTLLSGGWYAPVEAPGDGTIACGMPTFNRPTDLVKTLAALGSDPLVLDKVTAVIVADQGNRKVVDEPGFTEAAAVLGDRLILRDQPNLGGSGGYSRVMYEALKNTAAQYIVYMDDDIEIEPDSILRALAFARFAKSPMLVGGQMLNLQERSHLHSMGEVVDRGVFMWTSAPNVEYDHDFSKYPLRDRDNSKLLHRRIDVDFNGWWTCVIPRQVAEEIGQPLPLFLKWDDVEYGLRARDHGYPTVTLPGAAVWHMAWSDKDDAIDWQAYFHLRNRLVVASLQLPGNGRGMVVNTIKATLKHLLCLEYSTVAIQNLAIRDFLAGPDRLFELLPSALGAVHELRRQYPDAVILPSSTELPLASHIGVGAVGEPANPLAKIIRLGKGVLHNFRPARPEHHDTPQLNVPTLDARWFLLSQVDGVTVTTADGRGVVYRKRDPRQALGLFKEAMRLRKELAARFPEMQERYRAAHPRLTSTAAWERAFGIDQNGSK from the coding sequence GATCCTGGAAGAGATGACCACCGAGACCCGCGCCAAATCCCTGCTGCAGCGGATCATTCTGCCCAGACCGGGTGAGCCGCTGGACGTGCGCACCCTCTACCTGGAGGAATCGCCGACCAACGCCCGGCGCGCGCATGCGGCCACCCGCACCTCGCTGTCGATCGGCGCGGAGTCCGAGGTCTCGTTCTGCACCTACTTCAACGCGCTGCCCGCCAGCTACTGGCGGCGCTGGAGCATCCTGACCTCGGTGGTGCTGCGGCTGGAACTGGCCGGGCACGGCCGGGTGGACATGTACCGTTCGAAGGCGGACGGGTCCCGAATTCATGTGCAGGGCAAGGAATTCGCGGTCGATTCCGGGCAGGAATCGACAATCGTGGAATTCGAGACCGAGCTGAGCCCGTTCGAGGACGGCGGCTGGATCTGGTTCGACATCACCACCGATACGGCGGTCACCCTGCTGTCGGGCGGCTGGTACGCGCCGGTCGAGGCGCCGGGCGATGGCACCATCGCATGCGGTATGCCCACCTTCAACCGCCCCACCGATCTGGTGAAAACCCTTGCGGCACTTGGCTCGGACCCGCTGGTGCTGGATAAGGTGACCGCGGTGATCGTCGCGGACCAGGGCAACCGCAAGGTGGTGGACGAGCCCGGTTTCACCGAGGCCGCCGCGGTACTAGGCGACCGGCTGATCCTGCGCGATCAGCCCAACCTCGGCGGCTCCGGCGGTTACAGCCGGGTGATGTACGAGGCGCTGAAAAATACTGCGGCGCAATACATCGTCTATATGGACGACGATATCGAGATCGAACCGGATTCGATCCTGCGCGCACTGGCCTTCGCCCGCTTCGCCAAATCGCCGATGCTGGTCGGCGGGCAGATGCTCAACCTGCAGGAGCGCTCGCACCTGCACAGCATGGGCGAGGTGGTGGACCGGGGCGTCTTCATGTGGACCTCGGCGCCCAATGTCGAATACGACCACGACTTTTCGAAGTACCCGCTCCGGGATCGGGATAATTCGAAGCTGCTGCACCGGCGCATCGACGTCGACTTCAACGGCTGGTGGACCTGCGTCATCCCGCGGCAGGTGGCCGAGGAGATCGGCCAGCCGCTGCCGCTGTTCCTGAAGTGGGATGACGTCGAATACGGTTTGCGCGCAAGGGATCACGGCTATCCGACGGTCACCCTGCCGGGTGCCGCGGTATGGCATATGGCCTGGAGCGACAAGGACGACGCGATCGACTGGCAGGCCTACTTCCACCTGCGCAATCGCCTGGTGGTCGCCTCGCTCCAACTGCCGGGCAACGGTCGCGGCATGGTCGTCAACACGATCAAGGCGACGCTGAAACATCTGCTCTGCCTGGAGTATTCGACCGTCGCCATCCAGAACCTGGCCATCCGCGACTTCCTCGCCGGGCCGGACCGGCTGTTCGAACTGCTGCCGAGCGCGCTCGGCGCGGTGCACGAACTGCGCAGGCAGTACCCGGATGCGGTGATACTGCCGTCCTCCACCGAATTGCCGCTGGCCAGCCACATCGGCGTCGGCGCCGTCGGCGAACCGGCCAACCCGCTGGCGAAGATCATCCGGCTCGGCAAGGGCGTGCTGCACAACTTCCGCCCCGCGCGGCCGGAACATCACGACACCCCGCAGCTCAACGTGCCGACGCTGGACGCGCGCTGGTTCCTGCTCTCGCAGGTGGACGGCGTCACGGTGACCACCGCCGACGGGCGCGGCGTCGTCTACCGCAAGCGCGATCCGCGCCAGGCGCTCGGCCTGTTCAAAGAGGCCATGCGGTTGCGTAAGGAACTGGCCGCCCGCTTCCCCGAAATGCAGGAGCGCTATCGTGCCGCTCATCCGCGGCTCACCAGCACTGCGGCCTGGGAACGCGCCTTCGGAATCGACCAGAACGGGAGCAAGTAG
- a CDS encoding phosphatase PAP2 family protein — protein MAVINAVQATIGAKPAVVSAARGMSHFGEHALGWVGIAAAGWLVDKPRRRQWAGVAVGAVGAHAASIVIKRIVRRPRPNDPSVQVNVSTPSKLSFPSSHATSTTAAAVLLGRLTGLPLPAVLVPPMLLSRVVLGVHYPSDVLAGSALGAASAAVVLAAEKRFDSDRTGKSRG, from the coding sequence GTGGCGGTCATCAACGCGGTGCAGGCCACGATCGGCGCCAAGCCCGCGGTGGTCTCGGCCGCGCGCGGCATGTCGCATTTCGGTGAACATGCGCTCGGCTGGGTCGGCATCGCGGCGGCGGGCTGGCTGGTCGACAAGCCGCGGCGCAGGCAGTGGGCCGGTGTCGCGGTCGGCGCCGTCGGCGCGCACGCGGCATCGATCGTCATCAAGCGGATCGTCCGCCGCCCGCGCCCGAACGATCCCTCGGTGCAGGTCAACGTGTCGACGCCGAGCAAGCTCAGCTTCCCGTCCTCGCACGCGACCTCGACAACGGCGGCTGCGGTGCTGCTCGGGCGGCTCACCGGGCTACCCTTGCCTGCGGTGCTCGTTCCGCCCATGCTGCTTTCGCGCGTGGTGCTCGGCGTGCACTACCCCTCCGACGTGCTCGCCGGGTCCGCGCTCGGCGCCGCGTCGGCCGCTGTCGTGCTAGCCGCCGAAAAGAGATTCGATAGTGACCGCACAGGAAAGAGCCGGGGTTGA
- a CDS encoding decaprenyl-phosphate phosphoribosyltransferase produces the protein MSEEPTGADLDEAVVKGPPKTLAGGLIKAVRPRQWVKNVLVLAAPMAAGQKVLTDGHVLFHIGIAFVVFCVAASGIYLVNDALDVEADRAHPTKRYRPIAAGVVPVNLAYTLAIALFAVSIAGSFVADWRLAVVMVIYIAIQLAYCFGLKHQAVLDICIVSSGFLLRAVAGGAAANIPLSQWFLLIMAFGSLFMAAGKRYAELQIALATGAKIRKSLEYYTPTYLRFIWTLAATAVVVFYGLWAFQQGNQKDTEWFAISMIPFTIAVLRYAVDVDGGEAGEPEEIALGDRVLQFLAIAWIGAVGVAVYLT, from the coding sequence ATGAGTGAAGAGCCGACCGGCGCCGACCTAGACGAGGCCGTTGTCAAGGGCCCGCCGAAGACGTTGGCGGGCGGGCTGATCAAGGCCGTCCGTCCCCGGCAGTGGGTCAAGAACGTCCTGGTGTTGGCCGCTCCGATGGCGGCGGGCCAGAAGGTGCTCACCGACGGCCACGTGCTGTTCCACATCGGCATCGCTTTCGTGGTGTTCTGCGTGGCCGCCTCGGGCATCTACCTCGTCAACGACGCCCTCGACGTCGAGGCGGACCGGGCGCATCCCACCAAGCGCTACCGGCCGATCGCGGCTGGCGTCGTACCGGTGAACCTGGCATACACGCTGGCCATCGCGCTGTTCGCGGTATCGATCGCCGGATCGTTCGTCGCGGACTGGCGGCTGGCCGTCGTGATGGTCATCTATATCGCCATCCAGCTGGCCTACTGCTTCGGGCTCAAGCACCAGGCGGTGCTCGACATCTGCATCGTGTCGTCCGGCTTCCTGCTGCGCGCCGTCGCCGGTGGCGCGGCCGCGAATATCCCACTGTCCCAGTGGTTCCTGCTGATCATGGCGTTCGGTTCGCTGTTCATGGCCGCGGGCAAGCGCTACGCCGAACTGCAGATCGCGCTGGCCACCGGCGCCAAGATCCGCAAATCGCTGGAGTACTACACGCCGACCTACCTGCGGTTCATCTGGACCCTCGCGGCGACCGCCGTAGTGGTGTTCTACGGTCTGTGGGCGTTCCAGCAGGGCAATCAAAAGGACACCGAGTGGTTCGCCATCTCGATGATTCCGTTTACTATCGCAGTCCTGCGTTACGCGGTCGACGTCGACGGTGGCGAGGCCGGTGAACCCGAAGAGATCGCGCTGGGGGACCGTGTCCTCCAGTTCCTCGCAATCGCTTGGATTGGAGCGGTAGGTGTCGCTGTCTATCTCACCTGA
- the zomB gene encoding flagellar motor control protein ZomB, whose product MLVAGVEQGEYESEQPAAAPARSARAAFLSRTTFVGGITLTVVLFAVGAWNRRWIADDGLIVLRTVRNLMAGNGPVFNEGERVETNTSAAWTYVVWFFTWITQARAEYVVLGVTLAVSLAAIVFAMLGTARLWGGATSAFMLPAGVLVYIALPPARDYATSGLESGLVIFWIAVLWLLLIRWAQADRVRLPGLLGLVFWAGLAPLVRPEMTLFAAPALLMIFCAPVPQTRFRPIVVRGFIIAAAGLLPLGYQIWRMGYYGLPYPNTAVAKDAAGSKWGQGFKYLWDLVGPYYLWVPLLVLLIVGVLMVRSALAGKRRERREWTVRRVREWFRSPSAVVTLVLGSALILTVYALRVGGDFMHGRMLLAQLFLFLLPVAVVPVRVPDFRERRLSAGDWSFALVLFALIGTAGWALFAANTTAIKAGTKITSTGIVDERIYYVLNTGHDHPILAEDYLDYPRMRAMVNVIRDTPNGGLLLASPSFMDWYTAPPPLPIPQDGDEHTVFFLNLGMTSMNVPLNVRVIDQMGLAYPLAAHSDRLTDGRIGHDKNLYPDWVVVDTGMVDRHPWMPWYLDEKWVTQARVAMSCPDTQALLLSSRGPLTFERFRHNLKNALRFAEYRIDRVPKYEIQRCDLVDPYPAPHH is encoded by the coding sequence ATGTTGGTGGCGGGAGTGGAGCAGGGCGAATACGAATCCGAGCAGCCGGCCGCAGCGCCGGCTCGTTCGGCGCGCGCCGCCTTCCTATCCCGCACCACATTCGTCGGTGGGATAACGCTCACCGTTGTGCTCTTCGCGGTCGGTGCGTGGAATCGGCGGTGGATCGCCGACGACGGGCTGATCGTGCTGCGCACCGTGCGAAACCTCATGGCGGGCAACGGTCCCGTCTTCAACGAGGGCGAGCGCGTGGAAACCAACACCAGCGCGGCCTGGACCTATGTGGTCTGGTTCTTCACCTGGATCACCCAGGCGCGGGCCGAGTACGTGGTGCTCGGCGTGACGCTGGCGGTTTCGCTGGCCGCGATCGTCTTCGCCATGCTCGGCACCGCCCGGCTCTGGGGCGGTGCCACCTCGGCGTTCATGCTGCCCGCGGGCGTGCTGGTCTATATCGCGCTGCCGCCCGCCCGCGACTACGCCACCTCCGGGCTGGAGAGCGGCCTGGTCATCTTCTGGATCGCGGTGCTGTGGCTGCTGCTGATCCGCTGGGCGCAGGCCGATCGAGTGCGCCTGCCCGGACTGCTCGGGCTGGTGTTCTGGGCCGGGCTGGCCCCACTGGTCCGCCCGGAGATGACGCTGTTCGCCGCGCCCGCCCTGCTGATGATCTTCTGCGCGCCCGTCCCGCAGACCCGGTTCCGGCCGATCGTGGTGCGCGGCTTCATCATCGCCGCCGCCGGGCTGCTGCCGCTCGGCTATCAGATCTGGCGGATGGGCTACTACGGCCTGCCCTATCCGAACACCGCGGTCGCCAAGGACGCGGCGGGCAGCAAATGGGGCCAGGGCTTCAAATATCTGTGGGATCTGGTGGGTCCCTACTACCTCTGGGTGCCGCTGCTGGTGCTGTTGATCGTCGGCGTGCTCATGGTCCGCTCGGCCCTCGCGGGCAAGCGGCGGGAGCGGCGGGAATGGACCGTGCGCCGGGTGCGCGAATGGTTCCGTTCGCCGAGCGCGGTGGTGACGCTGGTGCTCGGCAGCGCGCTCATCCTCACCGTTTACGCGCTGCGCGTCGGCGGCGACTTCATGCACGGCCGCATGCTGCTGGCCCAGCTGTTCCTGTTCCTGCTGCCGGTCGCCGTCGTGCCGGTCCGGGTGCCCGATTTCCGCGAGCGGCGGCTGTCGGCGGGCGACTGGTCGTTCGCGCTGGTGCTGTTCGCGCTGATCGGCACCGCGGGGTGGGCGCTTTTCGCGGCCAACACCACCGCTATCAAAGCGGGCACCAAGATCACCTCGACCGGCATCGTCGACGAGCGCATCTACTACGTGCTCAACACCGGCCACGATCACCCCATCCTGGCCGAGGACTACCTGGACTACCCGCGCATGCGTGCGATGGTCAACGTCATCCGTGATACGCCGAACGGCGGCCTGCTGCTGGCCTCGCCGTCCTTCATGGACTGGTACACCGCCCCGCCGCCGCTGCCGATCCCGCAGGACGGCGACGAGCATACGGTCTTCTTCCTGAACCTCGGCATGACCAGCATGAACGTCCCGCTGAACGTGCGCGTCATCGATCAGATGGGCCTGGCCTACCCGTTGGCCGCGCACAGCGACCGGCTCACCGACGGGCGCATCGGGCACGACAAGAACCTCTACCCGGACTGGGTCGTCGTCGACACCGGCATGGTCGACCGGCACCCGTGGATGCCCTGGTACCTGGACGAGAAGTGGGTGACTCAGGCCCGGGTGGCCATGTCCTGCCCGGACACCCAGGCGCTGCTGCTCTCCTCGCGCGGCCCACTGACCTTCGAACGCTTCCGGCACAACCTCAAGAACGCGCTGCGCTTCGCCGAGTACCGCATCGATCGCGTACCGAAGTATGAGATCCAGCGTTGCGACTTGGTGGATCCCTATCCGGCACCGCACCATTGA
- a CDS encoding alpha/beta hydrolase, translated as MRGVFGRLRTRRAGSWLKRSALVSLAIVLPLGASLTAPAVTASAAFNPAGMDFWVDSSMGPIKSRIFRAADGNTSRVVYALDGMRARGDLNGWEIETNVADALAKANINVVMPVGGPSSFYADWNAPSNFFGINTGSAGSSGSASGSSMTGSSNFQEVLGKTSTYRWETFLTSELRNALRDRLGFSPNRNGVFGLSMGGSAALTLAAYHPDQFSFAGSFSGYLNISAPGMREAMRVAMISAGGYNIDAMAPPWGPQWLRMDPFVFAPRLKANNTRLWVAAGSGIPSAGDVSSPMDVIQGTPLEALALANTRAFQVRMITLGADNVTYDFPAVGVHNWRNWEDEVYRMIPDMSANIG; from the coding sequence ATGCGAGGCGTGTTCGGGCGTCTGAGGACTCGAAGAGCCGGTTCCTGGCTCAAGCGGTCGGCGCTGGTGTCGCTGGCCATCGTGCTACCGCTCGGCGCTTCGCTGACCGCGCCCGCCGTTACGGCGTCGGCGGCGTTCAACCCGGCGGGAATGGACTTCTGGGTCGATTCGAGCATGGGGCCGATCAAGTCGCGGATCTTCCGCGCCGCCGACGGCAACACCAGCCGCGTCGTCTACGCGCTCGACGGTATGCGGGCGCGCGGCGATCTGAACGGCTGGGAAATCGAAACCAACGTCGCCGACGCGCTCGCCAAGGCGAATATCAACGTGGTGATGCCGGTCGGCGGGCCGTCCAGCTTCTACGCGGACTGGAACGCGCCCAGCAATTTCTTCGGCATCAACACCGGTTCGGCGGGCTCATCGGGCTCGGCGTCCGGCTCGTCGATGACCGGATCCAGCAACTTCCAGGAGGTGCTCGGTAAGACCAGCACCTACAGGTGGGAGACCTTCCTTACCTCCGAACTGCGCAACGCGCTGCGCGACCGGCTCGGCTTCAGCCCGAACCGCAACGGTGTGTTCGGCCTGTCCATGGGCGGTAGCGCCGCGCTCACGCTGGCCGCCTACCACCCGGACCAGTTCAGCTTCGCCGGATCCTTCTCCGGCTACCTGAACATCTCCGCGCCCGGTATGCGCGAGGCGATGCGCGTCGCCATGATCAGCGCCGGTGGCTACAACATCGACGCGATGGCGCCGCCGTGGGGTCCGCAGTGGCTGCGGATGGACCCGTTCGTCTTCGCCCCGCGTCTGAAGGCCAACAACACCCGGCTGTGGGTGGCCGCGGGCAGCGGTATCCCGAGCGCGGGCGATGTGTCCTCCCCGATGGACGTTATCCAGGGCACGCCGCTGGAGGCGCTCGCGCTGGCCAACACCCGGGCCTTCCAGGTCCGGATGATCACGCTCGGCGCCGACAATGTCACCTACGACTTCCCGGCCGTCGGCGTGCACAACTGGCGCAACTGGGAGGACGAGGTCTACCGGATGATTCCGGACATGTCCGCCAATATCGGCTGA